In Betta splendens chromosome 19, fBetSpl5.4, whole genome shotgun sequence, the following proteins share a genomic window:
- the zc3h7bb gene encoding zinc finger CCCH domain-containing protein 7B isoform X1: MDPERQKRREEIQKAMSFIQSSLPFPEPESYEAFLTQLVCNLLDEGNSCFRDGDWRQATQQYGEGISVARYAQAEALVIPHELLESLYVNRAAAYYQMREYDRGVQDCDSALCVSEGSRRALYRKAICLRELGRFREAYECGTKCLLTAPHDRQVSELAQDLANKLGLKGRKAYISPQTESTPTEGESHGETSPPTGEISSNGLEFLGDIGQDLSSAQCIPAPLATPIPVSDEPASPVVTSCTDLSESPSSQALPPMPYSVPVSEHMDECSSAMKDQLDSLLECIPKKVSESPVQGAIPTNLPNTAVGLRPPYSPNLPAPSPQLPSAFFSSSLSDLNALEPYAQLSQRDQGSTQAQDALEGFSTGAMDGEGKAGVIAGGLDSLSEYTLPGELSGGRVCHSFIPGMRNHSTTHANGPAGTNLSLLSRNPLAATHEFRQACHACYSRIGPRVMDYKYQPEAAHRCKRDVLLCRLKNTDDPTWKRIRPRPARNNFLGAFVLCKEVQERQECQYGENCTFAYCQEEIDVWTQERKGALSRELLFDPLGSTERRALSVTRLLQLHMGMFMFLCEECFDSKPRIISKRSKENLAVCSNLTARHPFDDNKCLVHVVRSANVRYSKVRSLHPLCQFDVCRHEVRYGCQREDSCSFAHSVIELKCWVLQQDTGITHEEMVQESKRHWQRLEQNAQKQQKPIHTPHPNSSLPPGGVMGMGGGVGGAGGDGLGGGVSPVGGLGAVAGRGRPLNLKMKFVCGQCWREGQVNEPDKNLKYCTAKARHSWTKERRVLLVKSFEKKKWVVVRPLPFSRTYPQQYDMCVHVMKQKKCHYIGNCSFAHSLEERDVWTYMKNNNLRDMQQMYELWLQLTNQSRRTDSSAVTPPPEDKQVTISADYTESMGGRRLSDGDDL, encoded by the exons ATGGATCCCGAGCGACAGAAACGACGAGAGGAGATCCAGAAAGCAATGAGCTTTATCCA gTCGTCGTTGCCTTTCCCAGAGCCAGAGAGTTATGAG GCTTTTCTGACCCAGCTGGTGTGTAACCTGCTGGATGAAGGTAACTCCTGCTTCAGGGATGGAGACTGGCGCCAGGCCACCCAGCAGTATGGGGAGGGAATCAGTGTTGCCCGCTATGCCCAGGCGGAGGCCCTTGTCATCCCCCATGAGCTGCTGGAGAGCTTGTATGTCAACAGGGCCGCTGCATACTACCAGATG AGGGAATATGATCGCGGTGTTCAGGACTGTGACAGTGCATTGTGCGTGTCAGAGGGCAGTCGCAGGGCTTTGTACCGCAAAGCAATCTGTCTAAGGGAGTTGGGACGATTCAGAGAGGCCTACGAGTGTGGAACCAAATGTCTACTCACAGCTCCACAT GACCGACAAGTCAGCGAGCTTGCTCAGGATCTGGCCAATAAGCTGGGTCTGAAGGGTCGTAAAGCCTACATCAGCCCTCAGACAGAGTCCACACCCACAGAAGGGGAGAGTCATGGGGAGACTTCTCCACCTACGGGAGAG ATTTCTTCAAATGGGTTGGAATTTCTGGGAGATATTGGACAAG ACCTGTCCAGTGCACAGTGCATCCCTGCTCCTTTGGCTACACCTATCCCAGTGAGTGACGAACCCGCAAGTCCTGTTGTAACCTCATGTACTGACCTGTCAGAGAGCCCCAGCAGCCAGGCCCTGCCTCCCATGCCGTACTCCGTTCCAGTGTCTGAGCACATGGACGAATGCAGCAGCGCTATGAAAGACCAACTAGACAGTCTTCTGGAATGCATTCCCAAGAAAGTCAGTGAG AGTCCAGTCCAGGGTGCCATTCCCACCAACCTTCCCAACACTGCCGTTGGTCTCCGGCCTCCATACTCCCCTAACCTTCCAGCCCCATCGCCACAGCTCCCCTCAgctttcttcagctcctccctcaGTGATTTAAATGCTCTGGAGCCTTATGCGCAGCTGTCCCAGCGAGACCAGGGCTCCACCCAGGCGCAGGACGCACTGGAAGGGTTTTCCACAGGAGCTATGGATGGAGAAGGGAAGGCAGGCGTCATTGCTGGTGGGCTAGACTCGTTGTCTGAGTACACTCTCCCTGGTGAGCTAAGTG GGGGACGAGTGTGTCACAGCTTTATTCCTGGAATGCGCAACCACAGTACTACACATGCA AATGGTCCAGCAGGAACCAACCTCTCCCTGCTCTCAAGGAATCCTCTGGCAGCCACACATGAGTTTCGCCAGGCATGTCATGCCTGTTACAGTCGAATAG GTCCACGGGTGATGGACTATAAGTATCAGCCGGAGGCAGCACACCGCTGCAAGAGAGATGTGCTGCTATGCCGTCTGAAAAACACAGATGACCCCACCTGGAAAAGGATCCGGCCACGACCTGCACGAAACAACTTCCTGGGAGCATTTGTCCTGTGTAAAG AGGTGCAGGAGCGTCAGGAGTGCCAGTATGGCGAAAACTGTACGTTCGCCTACTGCCAGGAGGAGATTGACGTGTGGACGCAGGAAAGAAAGGGAGCGCTGAGCCGAGAGCTGCTTTTCGACCCGCTGGGCAGCACAGAGAGGCGGGCTCTCAGTGTCActaggctgctgcagcttcatatGGGCATGTTTATGTTCCTCTGTGAG GAATGTTTTGACAGTAAGCCTCGTATTATCAGCAAACGCAGCAAAGAAAACTTAGCAGTCTGTTCAAACCTCACCGCTCGACATCCATTCGACGATAACAA GTGCCTGGTGCATGTCGTGAGGTCTGCCAATGTACGCTACAGTAAGGTGCGTTCCCTGCACCCTCTCTGCCAGTTCGATGTGTGTCGTCACGAGGTTCGGTACGGCTGCCAGCGGGAGGACAGCTGCTCATTTGCACACTCTGTCATTGAGCTCAAATGCTGGGTTCTACAGCAGGATACTG GCATCACCCATGAAGAGATGGTGCAGGAATCCAAGAGGCACTGGCAAAGGCTGGAGCAGAACGCGCAGAAGCAGCAAAAG CCAATCCATACACCTCATCCGAACAGCAGCTTACCTCCCGGAGGAGTCATGGGAATGGGAGGTGGGGTTGGGGGAGCTGGGGGCGATGGCTTGGGTGGTGGCGTAAGCCCAGTGGGAGGGTTAGGAGCAGTAGCTGGACGCGGAAGACCTCTCAACTTAAAAATGAAGTTTGTTTGCGGCCAGTGCTGGAGAGAAGGGCAGGTGAACGAGCCCGACAAGAACCTCAAGTACTGCACTGCCAAAGCACGGCACAG CTGGACAAAGGAGCGCCGTGTTCTGCTAGTGAAGTCGTTTGAGAAAAAGAAGTGGGTTGTTGTTCGGCCTCTGCCCTTCTCTCGTACCTATCCACAGCAATATGAT ATGTGTGTCCATGTAATGAAGCAGAAGAAGTGCCACTACATTGGAAACTGCTCATTTGCCCACAGTCTGGAAGAGAGGGATGTCTGGACATACATGAAAAATAACAACT TAAGAGACATGCAGCAGATGTATGAACTGTGGCTACAGCTCACTAATCAGAGCAGACGCACAGATAGCTCTGCTGTCACGCCGCCTCCGGAGGACAAGCAAGTCACCATATCTGCAGATTACACAGAAAGCATG GGAGGCCGGCGGCTGTCCGACGGCGACGACCTCTGA
- the zc3h7bb gene encoding zinc finger CCCH domain-containing protein 7B isoform X2, translating into MDPERQKRREEIQKAMSFIQSSLPFPEPESYEAFLTQLVCNLLDEGNSCFRDGDWRQATQQYGEGISVARYAQAEALVIPHELLESLYVNRAAAYYQMREYDRGVQDCDSALCVSEGSRRALYRKAICLRELGRFREAYECGTKCLLTAPHDRQVSELAQDLANKLGLKGRKAYISPQTESTPTEGESHGETSPPTGEISSNGLEFLGDIGQDLSSAQCIPAPLATPIPVSDEPASPVVTSCTDLSESPSSQALPPMPYSVPVSEHMDECSSAMKDQLDSLLECIPKKVSESPVQGAIPTNLPNTAVGLRPPYSPNLPAPSPQLPSAFFSSSLSDLNALEPYAQLSQRDQGSTQAQDALEGFSTGAMDGEGKAGVIAGGLDSLSEYTLPGGRVCHSFIPGMRNHSTTHANGPAGTNLSLLSRNPLAATHEFRQACHACYSRIGPRVMDYKYQPEAAHRCKRDVLLCRLKNTDDPTWKRIRPRPARNNFLGAFVLCKEVQERQECQYGENCTFAYCQEEIDVWTQERKGALSRELLFDPLGSTERRALSVTRLLQLHMGMFMFLCEECFDSKPRIISKRSKENLAVCSNLTARHPFDDNKCLVHVVRSANVRYSKVRSLHPLCQFDVCRHEVRYGCQREDSCSFAHSVIELKCWVLQQDTGITHEEMVQESKRHWQRLEQNAQKQQKPIHTPHPNSSLPPGGVMGMGGGVGGAGGDGLGGGVSPVGGLGAVAGRGRPLNLKMKFVCGQCWREGQVNEPDKNLKYCTAKARHSWTKERRVLLVKSFEKKKWVVVRPLPFSRTYPQQYDMCVHVMKQKKCHYIGNCSFAHSLEERDVWTYMKNNNLRDMQQMYELWLQLTNQSRRTDSSAVTPPPEDKQVTISADYTESMGGRRLSDGDDL; encoded by the exons ATGGATCCCGAGCGACAGAAACGACGAGAGGAGATCCAGAAAGCAATGAGCTTTATCCA gTCGTCGTTGCCTTTCCCAGAGCCAGAGAGTTATGAG GCTTTTCTGACCCAGCTGGTGTGTAACCTGCTGGATGAAGGTAACTCCTGCTTCAGGGATGGAGACTGGCGCCAGGCCACCCAGCAGTATGGGGAGGGAATCAGTGTTGCCCGCTATGCCCAGGCGGAGGCCCTTGTCATCCCCCATGAGCTGCTGGAGAGCTTGTATGTCAACAGGGCCGCTGCATACTACCAGATG AGGGAATATGATCGCGGTGTTCAGGACTGTGACAGTGCATTGTGCGTGTCAGAGGGCAGTCGCAGGGCTTTGTACCGCAAAGCAATCTGTCTAAGGGAGTTGGGACGATTCAGAGAGGCCTACGAGTGTGGAACCAAATGTCTACTCACAGCTCCACAT GACCGACAAGTCAGCGAGCTTGCTCAGGATCTGGCCAATAAGCTGGGTCTGAAGGGTCGTAAAGCCTACATCAGCCCTCAGACAGAGTCCACACCCACAGAAGGGGAGAGTCATGGGGAGACTTCTCCACCTACGGGAGAG ATTTCTTCAAATGGGTTGGAATTTCTGGGAGATATTGGACAAG ACCTGTCCAGTGCACAGTGCATCCCTGCTCCTTTGGCTACACCTATCCCAGTGAGTGACGAACCCGCAAGTCCTGTTGTAACCTCATGTACTGACCTGTCAGAGAGCCCCAGCAGCCAGGCCCTGCCTCCCATGCCGTACTCCGTTCCAGTGTCTGAGCACATGGACGAATGCAGCAGCGCTATGAAAGACCAACTAGACAGTCTTCTGGAATGCATTCCCAAGAAAGTCAGTGAG AGTCCAGTCCAGGGTGCCATTCCCACCAACCTTCCCAACACTGCCGTTGGTCTCCGGCCTCCATACTCCCCTAACCTTCCAGCCCCATCGCCACAGCTCCCCTCAgctttcttcagctcctccctcaGTGATTTAAATGCTCTGGAGCCTTATGCGCAGCTGTCCCAGCGAGACCAGGGCTCCACCCAGGCGCAGGACGCACTGGAAGGGTTTTCCACAGGAGCTATGGATGGAGAAGGGAAGGCAGGCGTCATTGCTGGTGGGCTAGACTCGTTGTCTGAGTACACTCTCCCTG GGGGACGAGTGTGTCACAGCTTTATTCCTGGAATGCGCAACCACAGTACTACACATGCA AATGGTCCAGCAGGAACCAACCTCTCCCTGCTCTCAAGGAATCCTCTGGCAGCCACACATGAGTTTCGCCAGGCATGTCATGCCTGTTACAGTCGAATAG GTCCACGGGTGATGGACTATAAGTATCAGCCGGAGGCAGCACACCGCTGCAAGAGAGATGTGCTGCTATGCCGTCTGAAAAACACAGATGACCCCACCTGGAAAAGGATCCGGCCACGACCTGCACGAAACAACTTCCTGGGAGCATTTGTCCTGTGTAAAG AGGTGCAGGAGCGTCAGGAGTGCCAGTATGGCGAAAACTGTACGTTCGCCTACTGCCAGGAGGAGATTGACGTGTGGACGCAGGAAAGAAAGGGAGCGCTGAGCCGAGAGCTGCTTTTCGACCCGCTGGGCAGCACAGAGAGGCGGGCTCTCAGTGTCActaggctgctgcagcttcatatGGGCATGTTTATGTTCCTCTGTGAG GAATGTTTTGACAGTAAGCCTCGTATTATCAGCAAACGCAGCAAAGAAAACTTAGCAGTCTGTTCAAACCTCACCGCTCGACATCCATTCGACGATAACAA GTGCCTGGTGCATGTCGTGAGGTCTGCCAATGTACGCTACAGTAAGGTGCGTTCCCTGCACCCTCTCTGCCAGTTCGATGTGTGTCGTCACGAGGTTCGGTACGGCTGCCAGCGGGAGGACAGCTGCTCATTTGCACACTCTGTCATTGAGCTCAAATGCTGGGTTCTACAGCAGGATACTG GCATCACCCATGAAGAGATGGTGCAGGAATCCAAGAGGCACTGGCAAAGGCTGGAGCAGAACGCGCAGAAGCAGCAAAAG CCAATCCATACACCTCATCCGAACAGCAGCTTACCTCCCGGAGGAGTCATGGGAATGGGAGGTGGGGTTGGGGGAGCTGGGGGCGATGGCTTGGGTGGTGGCGTAAGCCCAGTGGGAGGGTTAGGAGCAGTAGCTGGACGCGGAAGACCTCTCAACTTAAAAATGAAGTTTGTTTGCGGCCAGTGCTGGAGAGAAGGGCAGGTGAACGAGCCCGACAAGAACCTCAAGTACTGCACTGCCAAAGCACGGCACAG CTGGACAAAGGAGCGCCGTGTTCTGCTAGTGAAGTCGTTTGAGAAAAAGAAGTGGGTTGTTGTTCGGCCTCTGCCCTTCTCTCGTACCTATCCACAGCAATATGAT ATGTGTGTCCATGTAATGAAGCAGAAGAAGTGCCACTACATTGGAAACTGCTCATTTGCCCACAGTCTGGAAGAGAGGGATGTCTGGACATACATGAAAAATAACAACT TAAGAGACATGCAGCAGATGTATGAACTGTGGCTACAGCTCACTAATCAGAGCAGACGCACAGATAGCTCTGCTGTCACGCCGCCTCCGGAGGACAAGCAAGTCACCATATCTGCAGATTACACAGAAAGCATG GGAGGCCGGCGGCTGTCCGACGGCGACGACCTCTGA